GGTAAGACACGGGTATATGACAACCATCCATCCGGTAACGCAACGTCAGAAGTTGCTGGATGATGATTACCCTGATCTTCGTCGCGCCCGTGCGTGTCATATGAATATGCTTCCTACTCCTGTTGGTACTGCAAAAACAGTGGCAGAAGTTATTCCGGACATGGAAGGAAGATTGCAGGGGATTGCTTTTCGTGTTCCTACATTAAGTGTAGCGATGATTGACTGTGTTTTCGAACTGGAAAAATCCGCTACAGTGGAAGACGTAAATAAAGTGCTGCGCGAGGCAGCAAATGAGCATCTTGGATATACTGAAGAACCGCTTGTTTCATGTGACTTTAATGGCTCTACGTTTGGTTCCATCGTGGATGGCCAGCTTACTGCTATACAGGATGGAACAATGCTTAAGCTGGTAGCGTGGTATGATAACGAAGCCAGTTTTTCTAATCAGCTTCTGCGGCTTACAGAAAAAGTTGCCGGAATGATTGAAGCTGAAAGAACATTGAGAAGCGAGATGGCGTCAGTTGTCTGATGATGTATTTAGTAATTTGTTGAAATAAAAAAATCTGCCTGAGAAGGCAGATTTTTTTTATTTCCGGCAGTGGGATTCGTTTCTTGCCTCTTGTTGGATGAAATGATTAGGTGATTTGTATGAATATAGTGTATCCGCCATCGCGATATGCCGGACTTGAGATTCTCTCTTGTGCCGGAGGACACAAGTTTCGGGAGCACCTGCATGATGCGTATGTGTTGTGGCTTAATTCAGAAACTGGTGAGCACTATACGGTGAACGGTGACAGTAAGTTTTTACAGACAGGTGCAGTCAGTTTGATTGAACCTGGAGTCCCTCATGCCAATCGCTCCTGTGATGAACGCAACAGTCATTTACGTAGTTTTTATTGTACAGAAGAATTTTTTCAGCAGCAGTATTTGCATATTTACGAGACCGAGTACACAGCCCCATTGGGAATCAGGCTTTTAGAACATGCAGGGCTTTGGCGAAGTTTTACTGCTTTGCATGAATATATGCTTGGTGTTCAGGATGATCTGAAGGTGGATGAGCTTGTGTTGAGTTCGTTTTCAGGTTTCTTTGAGCAATGCGGGGGGAGAAACCTCCAACCTGTGCGTGATACGTGTGACAGGCGGGTGGCTAAGGCTGCCGAATATTTCCATGCTCATCTTGATTTTCCTATCTTGCTGGAAGAACTGGCAGAAATGCTTGGTTGCACCAGTTTTCACCTTATCCGACTGTTTCGTTTGCAAACGGGGATGACCCCCCATGCGTATTTAACACAAATTCGTCTGGAAAAAGCGCGCAATCTTATCGACCATGGTGTTCCCTTTTCTGCTGTTGCGATGCAGATTGGCTTGTCAGACCAAAGTCATCTCACCCGGCAATTTAAAAAACGATACGGGGTAACTCCCGGACAATACAAAAAGCAACGGCAGCTTTTGTAGTATGTAATCATGTCAGTTTTATTCAAGACCGGTTTAATAGTGTCTGATATCTTTTTAATCACAGGTTCCCAGATCTGTTCAGCATTTTCCTGTAACCATATCGAGAGTGAGAGATAAAGATGGAGACTATTACTTGGAATGATTTTGAGAAAGTTGAATTGCGCGTGGGAAAAATCTTATCTGCAGAAGTATTTAAAGAGGCGCGCAAGCCTGCCTATGTAATGCACATCGATTTTGGAGAAGAAATCGGTCTGCGTAAGTCGAGTGCCCAGATTACGAAGCACTATACTCCTGAAGAATTGGTAGGGCGGCTCATTATGGCGGTAGTCAATTTCCCGAAAAAACAGATTGGCCCTATTATGTCTGAATGCCTTGTCACCGGTTTTGCAGACAGAGATGGTGAGATTGTTCTATGCGGCGTTGATAAGGATGTGCCACTTGGCGCAAAACTTTGCTAGGCGCTACATTGAAATAAAAAGAGGATAACGTGGTGTGCGTTATCCTCTTTTTTTTGGCTCTATTCTATAAGGGCTTTGTTGTTTCGTCTTTTTCTAAATGTACAACCATGACCGGTGTTCTGGATTTTGCAATAACGCCTTGTGCAACACTGCCTGCGAAAAAACTTCCAAGTTTGGAGTGGCCGTAGGTACCCATAACGATCATGTCCACTTCATGAGCGAATTGCAGAATAGTGTGCACAGGATGACCTGTTTGTACATGTACAGTTGTGGCAATATGTGCTGCTTCGAGCTCATATTTGTACTGTCGATAGGCGGATTCAATGCGTTCTTTTGCATGCTTTTTACTGACTCGAAGGACATCATCCTTAATCTTGAGCCAGGTGTTTTCATTATAGATTGTTGCGAAATCAAGGCCGGAAGCAAGAGTTACATTGCGTGCCCAATCCGGGATAACATGAAGAAGCATGAGATCCGCCTGATATATCTTTGCAATGGACAGCGCGTACCCTAAGGCATGCTTGGCCGGCCCGGAAAGATCCGTTGCGTACAGGATTTTTTGAATATGAGGCAGCATTGCTTACTCCGATACTCTTAAAGTTATTCTGAACGGACAATAAGTACCGGTGTAGGACTTTTGGCAATAACACCTTGTGCTACGCTTCCGACAAGTATCCCGCCAATTTTACTGTGCCCTTTGGTGCCCATGACAACGAGATCACAATTTTTTGCGTGCTCTATAATTTTTTTAACGGCGCTGCCGGAAGAAATTATCGGGGTAAGCTTGAGGGCGGCACACGCCTGTTCGCCACCTGCAAGTTCTTCACACTGCTTGCGCATAAGCTCTGTTACTGTTTCTTTTGCTTTGTCAGCTCCGGCTTCCAGTAGCGTCTTAAGTGTTTTGTCGTCGTATACGGCGGCAAAGTCGAACCCTGAATTCAAATATAGCTGTTCTTTCATGTCTGGTAACACATGAAGCAGGATGAGCTCGGCAGTATACTTTTCAGACAAACTGATGGCGTAACGCAGTGCGGCTCCTGCATCATCCGAAAGGTCTGTGGCAAGAAGAATTTTATTAATTTCTGGGAGCATTGTCGTCTCCTTATTGGGTTAGTCTTACAAAAATCTGTGCAAGCGTATTCTGCGCACATGCAGGTCTCCCACACAGCGGACGCATATTGGTTAGTGTACATCAATTGGCAAAAACGCCAATGATACGCTCGAGTCTGTTCGGGATAACGGCCAAGGCTTGCAAAAATACCGTTTTTACGGTTGAATCGCCCTCTTGAATTCATTCGGAGAGGAGAGCGTATGAAACTGCGAACGATGGTACTGAGCATGGCACTGGTGTTTGGTATGACGACTGTTGCCGTAGCAGAAGATATTGGTTCCGTGAGCACTGTATTTAAGATGCTCGGGGCTAACGATAAAATTGTTATTGAAGCGTTTGATGATCCGGATATTGACGGGGTTACCTGTTACTTGAGCCGTGCAAAGAAAGGTGGCGTCAGCGGAACACTAGGACTTGCAGAAGATACGTCAGATGCATCAGTTGATTGTGTTCAAATTGGCCCGATCAACATTCCGGCACGAGTGAAGGCTGGTAAAGAGGATGGTGAGGCTGTATTTAAAAAGCGCACCTCACTGCTTTTTAAAACAATGCAAGTTGTACGTTTCTACGATGCAAAGCGAAATGTACTGGTGTACCTCTCCTATAGTGACCGTGTTGTAGAAGGTTCGCCAAAAAACTCAATATCCACGGTTCCTGTACTTCCGTGGGGCGAATAGTATGTCTGGATATAAAGGAACATTCGCTGCAATTGATTTTGAAACTGCCGATGCAAAACGCGACAGCGCCTGTGCCGTTGCTGTTGTGCGTGTAGAGAATGGTGAGATCATCGATAGTCTGTACCGTCTGGTGCAGCCACCGCGAAGTAATTTTAGTCCGTTCTGCGTGCGTGTTCACAATATACGTTGGAAGGACGTAGAAAATGAGCCTGTCTTTGCTGATGTGTGGCCGCAATTTACGCCGTTGTTCAAAGGGGTAGATTTTGTGGCGGCGCATAATGCTTCCTTTGACCGCTCTGTCCTTTCTGCCTGTCTTGCCGCATCTGGTATGCCAGTAGTCGATGAGCGTTTTTTGTGCACTGTTAAATTAGCGCGGCAAGTCTGGCCGGATTTAGTGAATCATAAGTTGAATACCGTATCAGATCATTTGGGGATTACTCTCCAGCATCACCATGCCGGATCTGATGCTGAAGCCTGTGCCCGCATCGCCATTGAGGGGCTGCGTTTGAAACCTCAGTTTGCTGCTCCGAACATGCTGTAGCGTTAAACTTGCAGAAATTTCACTTTCCCTTTACACCCATTGCGGATTCTCCGTCACATTGAAGAATACCTTCGATGTGATTATACGCAGCAACTTCATTAGTGTTGTCTTGGTTTACCCCATGGTATAGTGGCGGCACTGTATTATTCTGCGGCTTATGATTGTAAGTCGCTTGGCGTTGGCTGCGCTTTACTGTACAAATGCACAGGTTTTATTATGAAAAAATATCGTGATCATTACTTCTTGCGGGCTAAAAAAGATAATTATCCCGCGAGATCAGTATATAAGCTGAAAGAAATTGATAAACGTTTTGCTATCTTTTCTAAAGGCATGAAGGTGCTTGATCTTGGAGCTGCTCCCGGATCCTGGTCTTTAGGTGCTGCTGAGAAAGTTGGTGCGGATGGCCTTGTTATCGGGGCTGATCTTCAAACCACAGAAACAGAATTTCCACCGAACGTTCGTTTTATGCAGGAGAATGTTTTTGAGCGTTCTCAGGAATTTGAAGACGTACTTGCCGAAATTATGCCGTTTGATGTTGTGATCAGCGATATGGCGCCTAAAACAACAGGCCACAAGTTTACAGATCAAGCTCGTTCTGCTGAGCTTTGTTACGAGGCTCTTAATGTGGCTTGTTACTGCCTGAAGCCCAACGGAAGCTTTGTTGTAAAGATCTTTATGGGGCCTGATGTGCAGGCATACGCGACTGCTATGCGTAAGTATTTCAAAAGTGTGAAGTCTTTTAAGCCAAAGAGTTCACGTGATGAGAGTAAGGAAATTTTTTATATCGGTCTTGGATTTAACGGTAAGAAATTCGAATACGAATACTAGTAGTTATTTCTAAATCGACTTCCTTTGATTTTAAGCACCCTGAATGGTTTAGGTGTATTTATTTTTTATTGTTCCAGTTGCAGTATGTTAGCTGCAACTACGTAAGGAGGAATCATGGCTGGACATAGTAAATGGGCTAACATTAAGCACCGTAAAGGTCGTCAGGATGCGGTACGTTCTAAGCAGTTCACTCGTGCTGCAAAAGAGATCATTATTGCTGCTAAAATAAGTGGTGATATTGCGAACAACCCGCGCCTTCGTTCTGCTATTGCTGCTGCTAAAGCTGTAAACCTGCCTAAAGATAAAATTGAGAACGCAATCAAAAAAGGTACCGGCGAACTTGCTGGTGGCGATATCTACGAGATCACCTATGAAGGATACGGTCCCGGCGGTGTGGCTATCCTTATCGAAGTTGCTTCAGATAATAAAAACCGTATCGTTGCTGAAATGCGTCATACCTTGAACAAAGGCAACGGTAACATGGGTGAAGCCGGTTCTGTTGCCTGGATGTTCGATAATAAGGGACAGATCATTATTAAGAAAGATGCTGTTACCGAGGAACAGGTAATGGAAATCGGTCTTGAAGCTGGTGCTGACGATATTATCGAGGAAACAGAAGAATGGGATATCCGTTGTGAGCCTACCGACATGGAAGCAGTTCGTACTGCTTTTGAAGAAGCCGGCATCGCAATTGAATCTGCTGAAATGGCAAAAATTCCTCAGAATACTATTGAGCTTGACGCTGACGGTGCAAGAAAAATGCTTCGCCTCATTGATCTTCTCGAAGAAAATGAGGACGTGCAGAACGTGTTCACCAACATGGACGTTTCTGACGACGTAATGGCTGAGCTTAACGCTGAATAAGTTGGCTGCTACGTAAAGACTTTTTTGCCTGTGGCGACGGAGTTTGTATTACTCCGGCGGGCAAGGGGGCAGCTCCTTGCATTCACGCGAGAGGTATTCTCTCGCGACTGCAATTAGATGAGAACATTTTTGTTTAAAGTATAATTAGACGTTACCGTGTTCGAGATTTTTTGCAGAAGATGAAAAAAGAAGGGAGGGAGTGTAAGCTCTCTCCTTTTTTATTGGTGTGTTTTAATTTGCAGTTGTACTATTCCGCAGTAGACGAGACAATGCAGAAACTTCATAGTGAGCATTTAGGATACATCATCATTTGACCGGTGGAGTTTGTTTTGACTGTAAATCGAGTGCTTGGCATTGACCCGGGGTCCCGCGTGATGGGCTGGGGGATAGTGGAAGAGATTTCCGGCGTAGCAAAGTTAGTAGACTGTGGTGCTATTCGCGCAACAGATAAGGATTTTGCGTGCCGTATGGGGCTTATTTTTAAAGAACTTAATGCTATTGTACAATTGCACAAACCCACCGTTGCGGCGGTGGAAAACGTATTTACAGCTAAAAACCCTGCGTCGGCATTAAAACTTGGGCAGGCTCGTGGGGTTGCTCTCGCTGCGTGCGCTGCAAACGATGTGAAAGTGTTCAGCTATGAACCGACCAAAATTAAGCAGACCATTGTGGGTGGCGGACGTGCTGCAAAAGAGCAGGTCGCTTTTATGGTGGCACAAATTTTAGGTGTGAAAAAGCCCAATTGGGCTCTGGATACGTCAGATGCTCTTGCTGCCGCGGTCTGCCATCTCAATACAAGCCGCTTTGCTAAGTATCTCTAGACCCGCTTCTAGATTCTAATTGCGTGCTTTCCCCAACATGCTGTGGTATTGAAACAAGTTGGGTTATACCTTTGATTATTCCCCTGTTTGCTTTTCTATACGTATGGAGTAGGCAGTCTACAGACTTGCAAAATATTTTTAACATCCTGTTGGCCTGCATCTGCCTGAGGTTCTGGCAAATAGATGTTTAAAAGGCAAAACCAGCTTTATTTATTGGAGCGTCTTGGGTAATAGTCTCTTGATAGCCGGAGACGTTCACGCGTTGTGATGTACAGCCTGTCGCTCCTGATTCACTTCATTCAAAAAAGTTTTTCAAAGCATATATCATGATCGCATATCTTGAAGGTAAAATTGCAGAGACAACGGAGCAGAGTGTCATCATCGTTACAGAGGGCGGTGTTGGGTACGAAGTCCGTTTGCCTGCCCATACGATGAATCGTGTCCCTGCCAAGGGTGGCGATATTGCAGTCTACGTCTACACGGTCGTTCGTGAAGATGCACTGGAATTGTACGGTTTTGAGTCATGGGACGAGCGCCAGATGTATACCACTTTGATTTCTATATCGAAAGTTGGTGGTAAAACAGCGCTGGGCATCTTATCTGTATATCGTCCGGATGATCTGCGCCGTATTGTTTTTGAGGAAGATATTAACGCCTTGACGCAGGTTTCCGGTATTGGCAAGAAAGGGGCACAGCATATTTTTCTTGAGTTAAAGTATAAGCTTAAAGTGGACGAAATGCCTGTTGTATCCGGTAAGGGTGAGGTTCCAGCAACCAGTGTGTACCGTGATGCTTTAGACGGCCTTGCCAACCTTGGTTACGGCGAAGATGAAGCCGCACCACTGCTGAAAACTATTTTGAAAAATGAGCCGGATCTTGACGTGGGTAGTGCTCTTCGAAGTGCGCTTAAAGCTCTTGCAAAGGGATAGGAATGGATACTGATCAGAATATCTGCATGGACGAATCCGTTCGTCCTTCCTCGCTTGATGACTTTATCGGTCAGGAGGAATTGCGCCAAAATTTGAAAGTATACATTCAAGCTGCAAAAACGCGTGGTCAGGCAATGGACCACACCATGTTTTACGGCAACCCCGGGCTGGGTAAGACAACGTTATCCCAGATTATGGCTGAAGAGCTTGGAGTGAACATAGTTTCCACTTCAGGACCTGTTCTCGAACGGAGTGGTGATCTGGCAGCCATTTTGACGAACTTGGGTCGTAATGACATTTTATTTGTTGATGAAATTCATCGGATGCCTATCAGCGTTGAGGAAGTGTTGTATCCGGCAATGGAAGACTTTAAGCTCGATCTTGTCATCGGTCAGGGACCTGGAGCCCGGACTGTAAAGATTGACTTGGAACCCTTCACTCTGGTAGGAGCCACAACCCGCATCGGATTATTATCATCACCGCTACGTGATCGTTTCGGTGTGATCTGTCGGTTAGAATTTTATACTCCGCAAGAACTCGCAACCATTGTTACCCGTACTGCACGTATCTTAGGCGTAGACATAGCATCAGACGGCGCGTTGGAAATAGGCCGCCGTTCTCGTGGTACGCCTCGTATTGCCAATAGACTTCTGCGTCGAGTGCGTGACTTTGCAACGGTACAGGGAAACAGAACTGTTGATGCAGATCTTGCAAGTAGCGCATTAAAGATGATGGATGTTGACGAGAGCGGATTGGATCAGATGGACAGAAAGTTGCTGAGTGTTCTTATTGAACATTATGGTGGCGGCCCTGTAGGTGCTAAGACTCTCGCAGTGGCTTGTTCTGAAGATGTAAAAACAATTGAAGATATTTATGAGCCGTATCTTATTCAGTGCGGTTTTATTAAGCGCACGCACCGTGGTCGTGTTGCTACGGCCAAAGCATATCGTCATTTGAATTTTCTGGCATAAGGCCGCGCCAATAAAACATAACCTAGGAGGAAATATGCCTCAGAAAACATGCAGGGTAGAACTTGTTGCTTCAACGCCAGATCCAATGGCTGTTATTTATGCAGCATTCAGACAGTGCTACCATGCAGGCTTTGTGGGTGATATGCATACCAAGCTTGTGGACGGGGAGATCTCTGCAGAAAAACAAGCTGCGTTCATCCGTAAGGTTATGGAGTCCGGTCATGCCAGTCCCATTGAACATGTGTCGTTTACTTTTGCGATAGAAGGTGTCTCGCGTGCTTTAACTCACCAGCTTGTGCGCCATCGTATTGCGTCTTTTTCTCAGCAGAGCCAGCGATATGTTGATGGAAGTAACTTCGATTACATCCTGCCACCTGCTTTTGCAAAAATCCCAGAGGCAAAAGCTCGCTTTGAAAAATTTTTAGAAGAAGTCGGTGATGCGTATCAGGATTTGAAAAAAATTCTCGAAGATAACGGGCGAGGTGCGAAAGCAAAGGAAGATGCCCGCTTTGTGTTGCCGCAAGCTGCAGAATCAAAAATTGTTGTCACTATGAACTGTCGAAGCCTCATTAATTTCTTTGAACACCGTTGTTGCACCCGTGCCCAATGGGAAATTAGAGCGATGGCAGATCAAATGCTGAAAATTTGTCGTGATGCGTTGCCGTGTGTCTTTGAAGATGCAGGTGCTCGCTGCGAGAAGTTGAAGTACTGCCCTGAAGGTGAGAAGTTCACCTGCGGTCGTTATCCGCTTCCATAACTAATCGGTTCACATCACGTGTAACTGCCTATATTGGCTAGTTGTATATTTGCTATTTACAATGTGGGCACAAAATTTACAAAACCGCGAAAGCTTGTTTTTTATAACAAGTTGTTAAATTTATTGTTTCGGTTTGTCTAAACCGTGTGAGTCGAGTGATATTGTGGCTTCCACATATTTTTTTACAAAAAGGCTAGAATAAAAAGTGCGTCAGATGATTGCCTTTTTCGATTATTAGCCTTAAAAGGCGAATTCTTCAGTTTTCGACAGTACTAATTGTTGAAAACTTTTCCACAGTGTTGTGGAAACTATAAAGTCTTCCGCGTCAACGCTTGTTGTCCGTGAGTCAAATAATTCTTCTGAAAATAGTGTTTTATTAAAAAAGATAGATAAATCGAGACATTGTTAAACTTAGCCAGATGATAGTGCCTGTGTAGAGACTAACAGGTATCACTGGTTTAACTCGAATTGCGGAATAGCATGAAAGAACGTAGGAACATCCCCATGATTGATATTTGGGGCCAAATCCGAGAAATTCTACAAGAAAGCCTTAATCCCGGCATTTTCAAAGTATGGATTTCACCACTACAGGCTGAAGTCGATGGCACTGCTATCCGACTGACAGCTTCCAATGATTTCGTGGCATCATGGGTGCGTGAGCGTCTTGTGAACGATATTGCGGAAGCAGCCACGTCTGTTATGAGTGAACGTCCAACTATTACTGTTGTAGCGGGTGCCGTTAAAGCTGTTGTAAAGCCGAAAGCTCAAGCTCAAACCGCTGCGCCTAAGCCTACACGTGCGCCTGAACCGCAGAGCGCATCTGCTCCTGTACTTTTTGGTGCTGATAACAGAAGGGTTGTACAACAGCAGCTTCCTGTTCAGCACACCTTGGTTTCTAAAGCCATTGACTGGCGATTTGATTTCGACAGCTTTGTAGTGGGACCAAGCAACGATCTTGCTTTTGCCGCATCACAAGGTATTACACGTGATTCTCTTTCTTGCAGCACACTCTTTTTGAGTTCCGCTCCGGGGCTTGGTAAAACACACCTCATGCAGGCGGTGGGTGGTCAGCTCTGTAAGCATAGCAATCGCGTTAATCCAAAAGTTGAATATCTCACCGCTGAAGAATTTGCTACCGGTCTAGTAACTTCTTTGAAGCATCGTGATACAGAACGGTTTAAGTCCCGCTATCGTGATGTTGATTTGTTGTTGCTCGAAGATGTTCACTTTCTTCAGGGTAAAGAACGCATGCAGGATGAAGTTCTTGCAACTATAAAATCTTTGCAGTCCCGCGGGTCCCGCGTAGTGCTGTCCAGTTCTTTTGCTCCACGTGACTTGAAGGATATTGATAATCAGCTTGTTTCCCGTTTCTGCTCTGGATTTCTTGCTGACATAGAAAAGCCGGATTTTGAAACCCGACGCAATATTCTTTGCAAAAAGGCTCGTCTTTATCAGGTAGATTTGCCAGAAAACGTGACTGATTTGCTTGCAGAAAACATTCATTCGGATGTACGTCAGATTGAGAGCTGCTTACACAACCTCATTCTGAAAGCACGTATCCTTAATGAACGAATTTCTATGGACATGGCTTGGGACGTCATAGGACATTACGCATCCCGTGAAGTCGTCATGAACATGGACTCCATTGTACGTTGTGTCTGTAGCTGTTTTGATCTTTCATATGATCAGCTTAACTCACGCAGCCGTAAGCGTGAGCTGGTAACAGCGCGCAACACCGTCTTCTATCTTGCTCGTAAGCATACTGATCTTTCTTTAAAGCAGATCGGTTTGCAGTTTAACCGTCGCCACTCAACAGTGTTGAAGGGTATTACTAATCTTGAACGGGAAATGAGCCGTAGCACACCGACAGGTCGTCAGGTGTCTAACACAGTGAAGATGATTGAAAAAAATGGACGAATTTCCGCCCTCTGAGAATAATCGGGGGACGTAATCTTGTTAGTGATAAGGCGCGTACCGCTCGATGCGGCACGCGCCTTATTTGTTTTTCAGGTGGGTACACGTTAAAGTGCCTTGCTTTACATCCCCATTGGCAATTGTACGTTCCTGATAGCAGAACTAGCGGGTTGGTAGAGGAAGAAAAGCTTTGCTTTTTAACAAAAATGTAATAGCTCTGCTTTGAGCAAGTTATTGTATTGTTAGTTTGGAGGAAATATGCACGAGAATAAAGCATATAAAGAAATTGCTCCCCGATTGCTTGGTCTTCGCGAAGCAGTGGATATGACGGTAGAAGAGCTTTCCGAAAAAATTGGAGTGAAGCCTGAAACCGTAAAGTTATATGAAGAGGGCGACACAGAAATTCCTGTCAGCTATCTGAAAGATGTAGCAACAGCCTGTGGTGTAGACCTTACGTCTCTTATCACAGGTCAGGAAGGCCACCTTCATGACTACACTCTTGTACGCAAGGGTGAAGGGCTCAGTGTTGAGCGCCGTGTTGACTATGACTATTTCAACCTCGCCGCACGGTTTACTAATAAAAAAATGGAACCGTTCCTTGTAACTGTTCCTGCAAAAGATTTAAACGAGCTTACTTGGAACGAGCATAGCGGGCAGGAATTCATTTATCTGCTTGAAGGCAAGTTGGAAGTATGGCTCGATCAGACACGCCATAAGCTGGAAGCCGGTGATTCTATCTACTTTGATTCACGCATTCCTCATGCCTTGCGTGGTCTAGACGGTGATTCAGCAACCTTTCTTGACGTGATTAGCTAGTCTCCTTCCGGTGCAGTAATTGAACTGCTGCACCCCGCAAGTGCTGAAGCACGCCGGAAGGGGACATGACACAGGGGATGTTGTCAAAAAGTTAGTACGTTAATACCGCTGTAGGCGGTGAATGGTGTCCCTAAGTGGGATAAGGATAGAGTGATGAAAAAGTTTTCCAGTTCCAGCTATGAAGAGTTTGTACACGAGTTTTCCCTAAGTGTTCCTGATAACTTCAACTTTGCATTTGATGTATTGGATCCCATTGCAAATGAGGAACCTGAGCGTCTTGCTATGGTGCATGTTGATGATGCAGGTTCGCGTAAAGATTACTCCTTTGCATGGTTTCAGGAACAATCCGCAAAACTTGCTGGTGCCTTAGAAACGCAGGGCCTCAAAAAGGGCGACAGAGTAATGCTTATTCTGTACCGCCGTGTTGAGTTCTGGGTTTCTATGCTTGCTTGCCATAGACTTGGGCTTGTACCAGTTCCGTCTCCCTCACAGTTGACTGTAAAAGATATTGATTTTCGTGTCCGCCGTGCCAATATTCGCGGTATGATTGTTGAAGATTCTGTGGCGGAACGTGTTGAAGCTGCGCGTGCTACCTGTCCATCTCTCACCTGTCTTGTGCAGGCCGGTGGTGACTCAGTAGTAGATGGCTGGCATGCCTATGATGAACTTGTTGAATCCGGTCCGTCTGAGTTTTCTCGTCCACAGGAGCCGGAACGTAATGCAGGTGGCAATGACCCGCTGCTCATTTTCTTCTCATCCGGTACAACCGGTATGCCGAAGATGGTTGAACATCTGCACACTTACCCATTGGGGCATTACGTAACTGGTGCTTACTGGCACGACTTGGAGCCGGGTGATCTTCACCTGACATTAGCTGATACAGGTTGGGGTAAAGCTGTATGGGGCAAATTTTACGGACAATGGATGGCAGGAGCCGCCGTGTTCGTATGGGATTTCCGTGGTAAGTTTGAGCCTGAAGAATTGCTTAAGCAGTTGGCAGAGCATAAAATAACCACCTTCTGCGCACCTCCGACCGTATATCGTTTCCTTATTCGACAGGATCTTGCCAAGT
This sequence is a window from Halodesulfovibrio aestuarii DSM 17919 = ATCC 29578. Protein-coding genes within it:
- the ruvA gene encoding Holliday junction branch migration protein RuvA, whose protein sequence is MIAYLEGKIAETTEQSVIIVTEGGVGYEVRLPAHTMNRVPAKGGDIAVYVYTVVREDALELYGFESWDERQMYTTLISISKVGGKTALGILSVYRPDDLRRIVFEEDINALTQVSGIGKKGAQHIFLELKYKLKVDEMPVVSGKGEVPATSVYRDALDGLANLGYGEDEAAPLLKTILKNEPDLDVGSALRSALKALAKG
- the ruvB gene encoding Holliday junction branch migration DNA helicase RuvB, whose translation is MDTDQNICMDESVRPSSLDDFIGQEELRQNLKVYIQAAKTRGQAMDHTMFYGNPGLGKTTLSQIMAEELGVNIVSTSGPVLERSGDLAAILTNLGRNDILFVDEIHRMPISVEEVLYPAMEDFKLDLVIGQGPGARTVKIDLEPFTLVGATTRIGLLSSPLRDRFGVICRLEFYTPQELATIVTRTARILGVDIASDGALEIGRRSRGTPRIANRLLRRVRDFATVQGNRTVDADLASSALKMMDVDESGLDQMDRKLLSVLIEHYGGGPVGAKTLAVACSEDVKTIEDIYEPYLIQCGFIKRTHRGRVATAKAYRHLNFLA
- the thyX gene encoding FAD-dependent thymidylate synthase, whose protein sequence is MPQKTCRVELVASTPDPMAVIYAAFRQCYHAGFVGDMHTKLVDGEISAEKQAAFIRKVMESGHASPIEHVSFTFAIEGVSRALTHQLVRHRIASFSQQSQRYVDGSNFDYILPPAFAKIPEAKARFEKFLEEVGDAYQDLKKILEDNGRGAKAKEDARFVLPQAAESKIVVTMNCRSLINFFEHRCCTRAQWEIRAMADQMLKICRDALPCVFEDAGARCEKLKYCPEGEKFTCGRYPLP
- the dnaA gene encoding chromosomal replication initiator protein DnaA — encoded protein: MIDIWGQIREILQESLNPGIFKVWISPLQAEVDGTAIRLTASNDFVASWVRERLVNDIAEAATSVMSERPTITVVAGAVKAVVKPKAQAQTAAPKPTRAPEPQSASAPVLFGADNRRVVQQQLPVQHTLVSKAIDWRFDFDSFVVGPSNDLAFAASQGITRDSLSCSTLFLSSAPGLGKTHLMQAVGGQLCKHSNRVNPKVEYLTAEEFATGLVTSLKHRDTERFKSRYRDVDLLLLEDVHFLQGKERMQDEVLATIKSLQSRGSRVVLSSSFAPRDLKDIDNQLVSRFCSGFLADIEKPDFETRRNILCKKARLYQVDLPENVTDLLAENIHSDVRQIESCLHNLILKARILNERISMDMAWDVIGHYASREVVMNMDSIVRCVCSCFDLSYDQLNSRSRKRELVTARNTVFYLARKHTDLSLKQIGLQFNRRHSTVLKGITNLEREMSRSTPTGRQVSNTVKMIEKNGRISAL
- a CDS encoding helix-turn-helix domain-containing protein, whose amino-acid sequence is MHENKAYKEIAPRLLGLREAVDMTVEELSEKIGVKPETVKLYEEGDTEIPVSYLKDVATACGVDLTSLITGQEGHLHDYTLVRKGEGLSVERRVDYDYFNLAARFTNKKMEPFLVTVPAKDLNELTWNEHSGQEFIYLLEGKLEVWLDQTRHKLEAGDSIYFDSRIPHALRGLDGDSATFLDVIS
- a CDS encoding AMP-binding protein, with product MKKFSSSSYEEFVHEFSLSVPDNFNFAFDVLDPIANEEPERLAMVHVDDAGSRKDYSFAWFQEQSAKLAGALETQGLKKGDRVMLILYRRVEFWVSMLACHRLGLVPVPSPSQLTVKDIDFRVRRANIRGMIVEDSVAERVEAARATCPSLTCLVQAGGDSVVDGWHAYDELVESGPSEFSRPQEPERNAGGNDPLLIFFSSGTTGMPKMVEHLHTYPLGHYVTGAYWHDLEPGDLHLTLADTGWGKAVWGKFYGQWMAGAAVFVWDFRGKFEPEELLKQLAEHKITTFCAPPTVYRFLIRQDLAKYDLSSLRHCTTAGELLNDSVFREWQKMTGLPIYEGYGQTETTLQILTLPCMEAKPGSIGRPAPGWDVVLMDAEGNACNPGQEGEICVRTSEGAPVGLFAGYLEDPEKTASVMFDGYYHTGDKAWMDEDGYFWFLGRVDDLIKSSGYRIGPFEVESALVAHPAVVEAAVTGVPDNLRGQLVKATIVLAPDYTESDELTKELQNYVKKVTAPYKYPRIINYVTELPKTISGKIRRVEIREQDAKVD